In Daphnia magna isolate NIES linkage group LG6, ASM2063170v1.1, whole genome shotgun sequence, the following are encoded in one genomic region:
- the LOC123473935 gene encoding uncharacterized protein LOC123473935, with the protein MPGAVGYSGPTYVAIRSGKHCSSTALSHCMDFERLLNLPEFNSITKSSDERVKPIVMFSVDGGLDENPRYNKVIEVAIHHFVSHDLDAIFIFTNAPGRSAHNRAERRMAPLSRPLSGLILPHNYYGNHLDAAGKTIDVDLEKQNFEKAGTTLAEVWSEVVFDGYPCVAEYVDPNYYEFSQDRLNVKDQYWFSEHVRTSQYFTQIVKCKNLMCCINEPRSSYLAVVPTRFIPPPIPLIQTDKGLKASDRSGFESHVFPSLFLSLHLSRDLLPNSTKEFLTLPYDRYTPTVQSQLLDRICQKCSLYFASKVMLKSHMIVHKKKTQSASSVVEKEFIVTRTRPVRIAAMRQREMMAIIVSDDNNGLEAEDAEWIDKDELYISGIPPFVEKPSILSCPVVTLEEHFDNPWENDE; encoded by the exons ATGCCCGGTGCTGTCGGATATTCAGGTCCAACTTATGTCGCCATTCGCTCCGGCAAACATTGTTCTTCAACTGCTTTAAGTCATTGTATGGACTTTGAACGATTACTGAACCTCCCTGAATTCAACTCTATAACAAAAAGTTCAGATGAGAGAGTGAAGCCGATTGTTATGTTCTCAG TTGATGGGGGTCTTGACGAAAATCCTCGTTACAACAAAGTAATTGAAGTTGCAATACATCACTTTGTGTCACACGATCTTGATGCGATTTTCATCTTTACCAATGCACCAG GCAGGAGTGCCCATAATCGAGCAGAGCGAAGGATGGCCCCTTTAAGTCGCCCACTATCTGGGTTAATTCTTCCTCATAATTACTACGGGAACCACCTTGACGCAGCTGGTAAGACCATCGATGTGGACCTTGAAAAACAGAACTTTGAAAAAGCTGGGACTACTCTGGCAGAGGTATGGAGCGAAGTAGTATTTGATGGATATCCTTGTGTTGCTGAATATGTGGATCCGAATTATTATGAATTCAGTCAAGATCGGCTCAACGTGAAAGATCAGTATTGGTTTTCGGAGCATGTTCGCACGAGCCAGTACTTTACGCAAATTGTTAAGTGTAAAAATCTAATGTGTTGTATTAACGAGCCGAGAAGCTCATACTTGGCCGTTGTTCCTACGCGGTTTATTCCTCCTCCGATTCCATTGATCCAAACTGACAAAGGGTTAAAAGCTTCTGATCGAAGTGGCTTTGAAAGTCAcgtctttccttctttatttttatcgcTCCATCTTTCACGCGACTTATTGCCTAATTCAACTAAAGAATTCCTTACGCTCCCTTATGATCGTTACACACCTACAGTTCAGTCGCAGTTATTGGATCGAATTTGCCAAAAATGTTCgctttattttgcatcgaaaGTTATGCTGAAGAGTCACATGATTgtacacaaaaagaagacTCAAAGCGCAAGTTCAGTTGTTGAGAAAGAGTTCATCGTCACAAGAACTAGACCTGTTCGCATCGCAGCGATGCGACAGAGAGAAATGATGGCTATCATTGTATCAGATGACAATAATGGCTTAGAAGCAGAGGACGCAGAATGGATTGACAAAGACGAATTGTATATTTCTGGAATCCCACCATTTGTCGAAAAGCCTTCGATCTTATCGTGCCCAGTTGTGACGCTTGAAGAGCATTTTGATAATCCATGGGAGAACGATgagtga
- the LOC123473934 gene encoding uncharacterized protein LOC123473934: MRSRGTQVNDNIFGWKLVDAASSPICATRKRKEMTSRNWIVTTPISSNEKNSSTCNHACSTPLKSPAHVNTTRKRKRLTFDESMSPVPCISDHDDESYRLPSTICVSSETSVNLSSPCPFHLRNSHAERERARTVMERHSKIYLGVDQDWLSVLHLITYKMEKVYNSDRILDTIYIVFLVLRKLKLNGSFDILGHVFHISVSQAAKMFRKHLPFLSDHFQELIVWPSSNSIKKTLPVGFRKSFRKVETIGDCLEIEIQKPTSAFAQALTWSSYKSANTIKYFVSITPNGIYNFCSKGYGGRTTDEMITSNCGYLNVVRPHTEVMVDRGFKKIEPMVLSRKATLVRPPSVSASQKLSKKDFLSARKIAGLRIHVEREIRRIREFKFLAPHAVLNNRWCV, from the coding sequence ATGCGCAGTAGAGGAACCCAAGTAAACGACAACATATTTGGCTGGAAGCTAGTGGACGCCGCAAGCAGCCCTATTTGTGCAactagaaagagaaaagaaatgacgTCCCGGAACTGGATAGTGACGACTCCTATTTCTTCTAATGAAAAGAACAGCAGTACATGTAATCATGCATGCAGTACTCCCTTAAAAAGCCCAGCACATGTTAACACAACAAGAAAACGCAAGAGGCTAACATTCGACGAGAGTATGTCACCTGTTCCTTGTATTAGTGATCACGACGACGAGTCGTATCGTCTTCCCTCTACTATATGCGTATCTTCTGAAACCTCTGTAAATTTAAGCTCTCCATGTCCTTTTCATCTTCGAAATAGCCATGCTGAACGGGAGAGGGCTAGAACAGTAATGGAACGACATTCTAAAATTTACTTAGGAGTTGATCAAGATTGGCTTTCAGTATTGCACCTCATCACatacaaaatggaaaaagtatATAACAGTGATAGAATTCTAGACACTATTTACATTGTATTTTTAGTGTTACGTAAGCTTAAACTAAACGGAAGCTTTGATATTCTTGGCCATGTGTTCCACATTAGTGTAAGTCAAGCAGCAAAAATGTTTCGAAAGCATTTGCCATTTTTATCGGACCATTTCCAAGAACTGATTGTTTGGCCGTCCAGTAATTCTATTAAAAAGACATTGCCAGTTGGGTTTCGAAAAAGTTTTCGGAAAGTAGAAACCATAGGCGATTgccttgaaattgaaattcaaaaaccAACGTCAGCGTTTGCACAAGCCCTAACTTGGTCAAGCTATAAGAGCGCCAATACAATTAAGTATTTTGTATCAATAACACCAAATGGCATTTACAACTTTTGTTCGAAAGGGTATGGGGGACGAACCACCGATGAAATGATTACATCAAATTGCGGATATTTAAATGTCGTCAGACCACACACGGAAGTAATGGTGGACagaggatttaaaaaaattgagcCTATGGTGCTTTCCAGGAAAGCAACATTAGTAAGACCACCAAGTGTATCTGCATCACAAAAGCTGTCcaaaaaagattttctaaGTGCTAGAAAGATAGCTGGATTGCGAATACATGTAGAACGGGAAATAAGGAGAATTCGCGAGTTTAAATTTCTTGCTCCCCATGCTGTTTTAAATAACCGTTGGTGTGTCTAG
- the LOC116924189 gene encoding uncharacterized protein LOC116924189, which yields MATNSFFSEDDLQENGQLQNQQTSIEILRGKKRKPVKYIPSPSKPPHNRKTMESRIASLKYLINQLFHENNCHIVAFIAQENEVRWSSDLIYPEHIPELVPKKTKEGKKQLSPITEFIESVQVEGVKKLWTKIYNKQQAIREKTPEWTQAKNKRIMESKSKRDGRKKTQLEAADMAKTNLSPDFILKQEANVLSSNIIASAASGEIVRDGDIIAENTVNTEGNAEKVSRQCALSNETAAKPVISTPLISCTDKRGGKQVDKVYSWQGQMYFWCPFAKPCPKYILTVAFPKDARVINLPEDPANLRNCYVDF from the exons atGGCGACGAATAGTTTTTTCAGTGAAGATGATTTACAAGAAAATGGTCAGTTGCAGAATCAACAAACGAGTATTGAAATTCTTAGG GGAAAGAAGAGGAAACCTGTGAAATATATTCCTTCACCTAGTAAGCCTCCCCACAATAGGAAAACAATGGAATCAAGAATTGCCTCATTAAAATATTTG ATCAATCAATTATTTCATGAGAACAACTGCCACATTGTTGCCTTCATTGCCCAAGAAAATGAAGTAAGATGGTCCTCTGATTTGATATATCCAGAACATATTCCTGAATTGgttccaaaaaaaacaaaagaaggaaaaaaacagttGTCTCCCATCACAGAATTTATCGAGTCAGTTCAAGTTGAAGGAGTGAAGAAATTATGGACTAAAATCTACAACAAACAACAGG CTATTCGTGAAAAAACACCTGAATGGACCCAAGCTAAGAATAAGAGAATAATGGAAAGCAAGTCAAAAAgagacggaagaaaaaaaacgcagCTGGAAGCTGCTGACATGGCCAAGACAAACTTGTCGCCCGACTTTATTTTGAAACAAGAAGCTAACGTGCTATCCAGCAACATCATCGCGTCTGCAGCCAGCGGGGAAATAGTGCGTGATGGAGACATCATTGCTGAAAATACCGTTAACACTGAAGGGAATGCTGAGAAAGTCTCTCGTCAATGCGCGTTGTCTAACGAAACGGCTGCAAAGCCCGTCATTTCAACACCTCTAATAAGCTGCACAGATAAGAGAGGAGGAAAGCAAGTCGACAAAGTGTATTCGTGGCAAGGACAAATGTATTTTTGGTGTCCGTTTGCAAAACCATGCCCTAAG TATATCCTAACCGTTGCTTTTCCAAAAGACGCGAGGGTCATAAATCTTCCTGAGGATCCAGCAAATTTAAGAAATTGTTACGTCGACTTTTGA
- the LOC116924190 gene encoding trypsin-1, producing the protein MVKFVVVFGAILLQCVLALPSTRNSLRWSRNLFVNPLIVGGEEAIPNEFPFMVSMQSRTVGGSYSHRCGGAIINERWIVSASHCTENAVVGATRIVAGEHSFSTTNGYEQFSDVELFIMHPDYDTVTLENDIVLIKLLSPLDFSSGKIGPIALPAMGQETPAGTNVTVTGWGNLEFNNPDRPDVLNKVSIPTVTDMECRRSYGPVDMFDSFICAGVPEGGLDSCNGDSGGPLFTSQPQQLIGIVSWGKDCALPGYYGVYTEVSYFSDWITITVANN; encoded by the exons ATGGTCaaatttgttgttgtatttggAGCAATTTTATTACAATGCGTACTTG CTCTTCCGTCAACACGGAATAGTTTAAGATGGAGTCGAAACTTATTTGTCAATCCATTAATTGTTGGCGGTGAAGAGGCAATACCGAACGAATTTCCGTTTATGGTCTCTATGCAATCAAGAACAGTAGGCGGATCTTACAGTCACAGATGTGGTGGGGCAATTATTAATGAGCGCTGGATCGTTAGTGCATCCCATTGCACAGAGAA TGCTGTAGTCGGCGCCACTAGGATAGTTGCCGGTGAACACAGCTTTTCAACGACCAACGGCTACGAACAATTTTCTGACGTCGAGTTGTTCATTATGCATCCGGATTATGATACGGTTACACTAGAAAATGATATTGTCTTAATCAAG CTGCTATCCCCACTCGATTTTTCTTCGGGCAAAATTGGTCCTATTGCTCTGCCAGCCATGGGACAAGAGACCCCTGCTGGAACGAATGTCACCGTCACAGGATGGGGTAATCTCGAA TTCAACAACCCTGATCGACCAGACGTACTGAATAAAGTCAGCATTCCTACTGTAACAGATATGGAGTGTCGACGATCTTATGGCCCGGTCGATATGTTTGACTCGTTCATCTGTGCTGGCGTCCCTGAAG gaGGACTGGATTCGTGCAACGGGGATTCTGGTGGACCCCTTTTCACCAGTCAGCCACAGCAGCTAATTGGCATCGTATCATGGGGAAAAGATTGTG CTTTACCTGGTTACTACGGCGTCTACACAGAAGTATCTTACTTCTCCGACTGGATCACCATCACTGTCGCTAACAATTAA